Proteins encoded within one genomic window of Desulfonatronospira thiodismutans ASO3-1:
- the infB gene encoding translation initiation factor IF-2 produces MTTKMRVRDVSQELGISNKELIGLLRELNIPVKSHMSGLTEEQVDLVRDRHKSAAQEGVSQSRAKSGVIVRRRKKPAPEPAPEPEAEEAEEAEAVTQDTVAAPEKPVDAKAPEEHLQETPAREPAAEDGDQAQKQEVTQEPDAADQHKQEAAPEEARDKEARRDRPPRKGARKKKAPPEEPKVKVISRPEPEAEPRTTVTPEPAKPEVTEPAPDKAAPPAAPAADDDSKDGKKKRRKKKDKKDKRVVEFDSLQQEGIDQKQAKTGFKKQKTSPVADRTGGKARPGRGRKPRPEPKVQETVQPTRAAKKKIRIDEAIRVSDLAKQMGIKAQDLIKTLLGLGIMATINQSIDLETASIVAAEHGYEVEKTGFSEDEFIIPREADKPEDLLPRPPVVTIMGHVDHGKTSLLDSIRKSKITSGEAGGITQHIGAYYVGSDRGDIVFLDTPGHEAFTAMRARGAQVTDIVILVVAADDGVMDQTREAVNHSKAAGVPIVVAVNKIDKEGADPDRVKRELSELGLVPEDWGGDTIYTHVSAKQGTGIDEILEMVLLQAEVLELHANPNKYAVGHIVEARLDKGRGAVGTVLVQGGTLKHGDAFVCGLYHGKVRAMFNDKGKKIDQAGPAVPVEIQGLEGVPEAGDEFVVVQDEKVARRIADARQTKQRDKDLAKESKITLESFLASKAEGETHQLNLVVKADVQGSLEAITEALNKQSTSVVKINIIHGGAGSISESDIMLASASSAIVIGFNVRPTPRVKEVAERESVEIRFYDIIYNLVNDIRDAMAGMLDPIIKEEYLGQAQVLQTFSVPRVGMVAGCMVMDGKLIRNGKARLVRDGVVVYTGNLSSLKRFKEDVKDVTKGYECGVGLEKFNDIKVGDIIEAYQEREEKATL; encoded by the coding sequence ATGACCACTAAAATGAGAGTAAGAGATGTATCCCAGGAACTGGGGATTTCCAACAAGGAACTGATCGGGCTCCTGCGAGAGCTGAACATCCCTGTCAAAAGCCATATGAGCGGGCTTACAGAAGAACAGGTGGATCTTGTGCGTGATCGCCACAAGAGCGCAGCCCAGGAGGGTGTCTCCCAGAGCAGGGCCAAGAGCGGAGTCATTGTCAGAAGAAGGAAAAAGCCTGCACCTGAGCCTGCACCTGAACCAGAAGCAGAGGAAGCAGAGGAAGCAGAAGCAGTTACACAGGATACTGTTGCCGCACCTGAAAAACCTGTGGATGCAAAAGCTCCAGAGGAACACCTGCAGGAAACCCCGGCCCGGGAACCGGCCGCAGAAGACGGGGATCAGGCCCAGAAACAGGAGGTCACGCAGGAACCTGATGCAGCTGACCAGCATAAGCAGGAGGCAGCACCTGAGGAAGCCCGGGACAAAGAAGCCAGACGTGACCGGCCGCCCAGAAAAGGGGCCAGAAAAAAGAAAGCCCCCCCGGAAGAACCCAAGGTAAAGGTCATTTCCAGGCCCGAGCCTGAAGCCGAGCCCAGGACAACGGTAACTCCCGAACCTGCAAAGCCTGAAGTCACGGAACCTGCACCGGATAAGGCTGCCCCCCCCGCAGCCCCTGCAGCTGATGACGACTCCAAGGACGGCAAGAAGAAACGCAGGAAGAAAAAGGACAAAAAAGACAAGCGGGTTGTGGAATTTGACAGCCTGCAGCAGGAAGGTATCGATCAAAAACAGGCCAAAACCGGATTCAAAAAGCAAAAAACTTCTCCAGTAGCAGACAGGACCGGCGGCAAGGCAAGGCCCGGCCGCGGCAGAAAACCCAGGCCCGAGCCCAAAGTCCAGGAGACGGTGCAGCCCACCAGGGCGGCCAAGAAGAAAATCCGCATCGACGAGGCCATCAGGGTCTCGGACCTGGCCAAGCAGATGGGCATCAAGGCCCAGGATCTCATAAAGACCCTGCTGGGACTGGGCATTATGGCCACCATCAACCAGTCCATAGACCTGGAGACGGCCTCAATTGTCGCTGCAGAACACGGCTACGAGGTGGAGAAAACCGGTTTTTCCGAAGATGAATTCATTATCCCCAGAGAAGCGGACAAGCCCGAGGATCTCCTGCCCAGGCCCCCGGTGGTGACCATCATGGGCCACGTGGACCACGGCAAAACCTCGCTTCTGGACTCCATACGCAAATCCAAGATTACTTCCGGAGAAGCCGGAGGGATCACTCAGCATATCGGGGCCTACTACGTGGGGTCCGACCGGGGAGACATTGTCTTTCTGGACACTCCCGGACACGAGGCCTTTACTGCCATGCGGGCCAGAGGAGCCCAGGTCACGGACATAGTCATCCTGGTGGTGGCGGCAGATGACGGGGTCATGGACCAGACCCGGGAAGCTGTGAACCACTCCAAGGCCGCCGGGGTCCCCATCGTGGTTGCGGTAAACAAGATAGACAAGGAAGGCGCTGATCCGGACCGGGTCAAAAGAGAACTGTCCGAACTGGGCCTTGTTCCCGAAGACTGGGGGGGAGACACCATCTATACCCATGTCTCGGCCAAGCAGGGCACCGGCATAGATGAGATCCTGGAAATGGTCCTTCTTCAGGCTGAAGTCCTGGAGCTGCATGCCAACCCCAACAAGTATGCAGTGGGTCATATCGTGGAGGCCAGACTGGACAAGGGCCGCGGCGCAGTTGGTACAGTGCTGGTACAGGGCGGCACCCTGAAACACGGAGACGCCTTTGTCTGCGGCCTGTATCATGGCAAAGTCAGGGCCATGTTTAATGACAAGGGCAAGAAAATCGACCAGGCCGGCCCGGCGGTACCTGTGGAAATCCAGGGCCTGGAAGGGGTACCCGAAGCCGGGGACGAATTCGTAGTGGTCCAGGACGAAAAGGTGGCCAGACGCATCGCCGATGCCAGGCAGACCAAGCAGAGGGACAAGGACCTGGCCAAAGAATCCAAGATAACCCTGGAGAGCTTTCTGGCTTCCAAGGCGGAAGGCGAGACGCATCAGCTCAACCTGGTGGTCAAGGCGGACGTGCAGGGCTCTCTGGAAGCCATTACCGAAGCCCTGAACAAGCAGTCCACCAGCGTTGTGAAGATCAACATCATCCACGGCGGCGCAGGGTCCATCTCCGAGTCGGACATCATGCTGGCTTCGGCCTCCTCGGCCATCGTCATCGGTTTCAATGTCCGCCCGACTCCCAGGGTCAAGGAAGTAGCCGAAAGGGAAAGCGTGGAAATACGCTTTTACGATATCATCTACAACCTGGTAAACGACATCAGGGACGCCATGGCCGGCATGCTGGACCCCATCATCAAGGAGGAATATCTGGGCCAGGCCCAGGTGCTGCAGACCTTCAGCGTGCCCAGAGTGGGCATGGTAGCCGGATGCATGGTCATGGACGGCAAGCTCATACGCAACGGCAAGGCCCGCCTGGTGCGCGACGGCGTGGTGGTCTACACCGGCAACTTAAGTTCCCTCAAAAGATTCAAGGAAGACGTCAAGGATGTGACCAAGGGCTACGAGTGCGGAGTTGGCCTGGAGAAATTCAATGACATCAAAGTTGGGGATATCATCGAGGCCTACCAGGAGCGTGAGGAAAAGGCCACGCTTTGA
- the rimP gene encoding ribosome maturation factor RimP — protein sequence MDYQEIKKQVEELVQTNCRLMGLEPWGMDFVPGTGKQRGVLRVFVDSPEGVSIDQCADLSRQLSVALDVEDLVPGSYNLEVSSPGLNRRFFRPEQMSGYTGHKVKITLKEPRDGRKNFTGTLQEAENETISIQTSPDCTWSFQWDEIDRARLVE from the coding sequence ATGGACTATCAGGAAATAAAAAAACAGGTTGAAGAGCTGGTACAGACCAACTGCAGGCTCATGGGCCTGGAACCGTGGGGCATGGATTTTGTTCCGGGCACTGGGAAACAAAGAGGCGTGCTCAGGGTTTTTGTGGATTCCCCGGAAGGAGTGAGCATCGATCAGTGTGCAGACCTCAGCCGGCAGTTGAGCGTGGCCCTGGACGTGGAGGACCTTGTTCCGGGATCCTACAACCTGGAAGTCTCTTCTCCCGGGCTTAACCGCAGGTTTTTCCGCCCGGAGCAGATGAGTGGATATACCGGACATAAGGTAAAGATAACCCTGAAAGAGCCCAGAGACGGTCGCAAAAACTTCACCGGCACCCTGCAGGAGGCGGAAAACGAAACCATCAGCATCCAGACCTCTCCGGACTGCACCTGGAGTTTTCAATGGGACGAGATAGACAGGGCCAGGCTGGTGGAATAG
- the nusA gene encoding transcription termination factor NusA — MSLELKKIIDQISKDKGIDRDMLVDTLEEAVRSSVYKKYGSNLDIEVNFNEDNGEIEVYQFKVVVDEIGDPNNEILLEDAKEHDPNVQLEDELGFTLDVKDLGRIAAQSAKQVLMQKMRDAEQEIIYEEYKDRIGEIISGIIQRRDRAGWIINLGRTEALLPRDEQIPKERFHRGDRVEAYIIDVRRESRTPQIIVSRSHPEYLISLFKREVPEISDGTIKIMNVVRDPGKRAKVGVMTKDMDVDPVGACVGVKGSRIHNIVQELKGERIDIVIWSPDIATYAANALSPARITRITVDEDEKSLEVVVPDDQLTPAIGQKGQNVKLASSLLGWKIDVYTESRYNEVYEHHQVMEQLASAAGISISEFNREGFDSLDSLVQSTDEELKQKLDLSDENLESLKGAINFLGPQKLNLTGEEPLLQEKKPEQNDQE, encoded by the coding sequence ATGAGCCTGGAACTTAAAAAAATCATAGACCAGATCAGCAAGGACAAAGGCATTGACAGGGATATGCTGGTGGATACCCTGGAAGAGGCCGTACGCTCGTCGGTCTACAAGAAGTACGGAAGCAACCTGGATATCGAGGTCAACTTCAACGAGGACAACGGGGAGATAGAGGTTTACCAGTTCAAGGTGGTGGTGGACGAGATTGGAGACCCCAACAACGAGATACTGCTGGAAGACGCCAAAGAACATGATCCCAATGTCCAGCTCGAGGACGAACTGGGCTTTACCCTTGATGTCAAGGACTTGGGCCGCATCGCTGCCCAGTCCGCCAAGCAGGTCCTCATGCAGAAGATGCGCGATGCCGAACAGGAAATCATCTACGAGGAATACAAGGACCGCATAGGCGAGATCATAAGCGGCATCATCCAGCGCCGGGACCGGGCCGGCTGGATTATAAACCTGGGCCGAACCGAGGCCCTGCTTCCCAGGGATGAGCAGATCCCCAAGGAAAGATTCCACCGGGGAGACCGGGTGGAGGCCTATATCATCGACGTTCGCCGCGAAAGCAGGACTCCACAGATTATCGTCTCCAGATCCCACCCGGAATATCTCATCAGCCTTTTCAAGCGGGAGGTCCCGGAAATATCCGATGGAACCATCAAAATCATGAACGTGGTCCGGGACCCCGGCAAGAGGGCCAAGGTGGGGGTAATGACCAAGGATATGGACGTGGACCCGGTGGGCGCATGCGTGGGAGTCAAGGGCTCGCGCATCCACAACATAGTCCAGGAACTCAAGGGCGAGCGCATAGACATCGTCATCTGGAGCCCGGACATCGCCACTTACGCGGCCAACGCCCTGTCACCGGCCCGGATCACCAGGATCACCGTGGACGAGGATGAAAAATCCCTGGAGGTGGTTGTCCCTGACGATCAGCTTACCCCGGCCATCGGGCAGAAGGGCCAGAACGTCAAGCTAGCCTCCAGCCTGCTGGGATGGAAAATCGACGTGTACACAGAATCCAGGTACAATGAAGTTTATGAGCACCACCAGGTGATGGAGCAGCTGGCCAGTGCCGCCGGCATCTCCATAAGCGAATTCAACCGGGAGGGCTTCGACAGCCTGGACAGCCTGGTCCAGTCCACGGACGAGGAATTAAAACAGAAGCTGGACTTAAGCGATGAAAACCTGGAAAGCCTGAAAGGAGCCATAAACTTCCTTGGCCCTCAAAAATTGAATTTGACAGGAGAAGAACCCCTTCTCCAGGAAAAGAAACCGGAGCAAAATGATCAAGAATAA
- a CDS encoding YhjD/YihY/BrkB family envelope integrity protein, which translates to MLKKIKSFLQSDIWRLDVQELSRAKAFMTHHLRVFLAALQGFSRNDCSMRASSLTYYTLLSIVPVMALAFGIAKGFGLDDMLQSQLEQYLGAHEEIFDEVVQFSYSMLEVTRGGVIAGVGFLFLLWAVIKVLDHIELSFNAVWGVQEGRSWVRKFTEYLSVMVLAPVLVILSGSLTVFLTTEIYKYLAEGWLALVADLFQWGAQFTPYVIIWLLFTFLFMAMPNTRVNFKAALIAGIISGTMFQLLQWGYVNFQVGVVRYNAIYGSFAALPLFLVWLQLSWMIVLLGAELSYAYQNVRRYIYSSEIQDISPGYKEKVSLLVMHLIIKRFIADKGGVSREEVCEELKLPVTLVNQVLKDLYRAGLVVRVEVSGDEAFKYQPGKDVNRLSIAFVIKTLKDAGSSDVPVVHNLAWDRISSALESFEETIKHSPDNVLLKDIGAPGS; encoded by the coding sequence ATGCTCAAAAAGATCAAGTCTTTTCTGCAGTCGGATATCTGGAGGTTAGATGTCCAGGAATTGTCCCGGGCAAAGGCCTTCATGACCCACCACCTGAGGGTTTTTCTGGCGGCGCTGCAGGGATTCAGCCGCAACGACTGCTCCATGCGGGCCTCCTCTTTGACTTATTATACCCTTTTGTCCATCGTGCCGGTTATGGCCCTGGCTTTCGGTATTGCCAAGGGGTTCGGCCTGGACGACATGCTGCAGTCCCAGTTGGAACAGTACCTCGGGGCTCACGAGGAGATTTTTGACGAGGTGGTGCAGTTTTCCTACTCCATGCTGGAGGTGACCCGGGGCGGGGTAATTGCCGGGGTGGGCTTTTTGTTTCTGTTGTGGGCAGTGATCAAGGTGCTGGACCACATAGAGCTTTCCTTCAACGCCGTCTGGGGGGTGCAGGAAGGCAGAAGCTGGGTGCGCAAATTCACCGAATACCTCTCGGTCATGGTCCTGGCCCCGGTGCTGGTGATCCTTTCCGGGAGTCTGACTGTTTTTCTGACCACGGAGATCTACAAGTACCTGGCGGAAGGGTGGCTGGCCCTGGTGGCGGACCTTTTCCAGTGGGGGGCCCAGTTTACTCCTTACGTGATCATCTGGCTGCTGTTTACCTTTCTTTTCATGGCCATGCCCAATACCAGGGTCAACTTCAAGGCCGCCCTCATCGCAGGCATCATTTCCGGGACCATGTTTCAGCTTCTGCAGTGGGGTTACGTAAACTTTCAAGTGGGAGTGGTCCGGTACAACGCCATTTACGGCAGTTTTGCTGCCCTGCCGCTGTTTCTGGTGTGGCTGCAGCTCAGCTGGATGATTGTCCTGCTGGGGGCGGAGCTTTCCTATGCTTACCAGAACGTCCGCCGCTACATCTATTCTTCCGAGATCCAGGATATCAGCCCCGGTTACAAGGAAAAAGTGAGTCTTCTGGTCATGCATCTGATCATAAAAAGATTCATTGCAGACAAGGGCGGGGTGAGCAGGGAAGAGGTCTGCGAGGAATTGAAGCTGCCGGTCACTCTGGTAAACCAGGTTTTGAAGGATCTTTACCGGGCCGGACTGGTGGTCCGGGTGGAAGTATCAGGAGACGAGGCCTTCAAGTATCAGCCCGGCAAGGATGTAAATCGGCTGAGCATCGCCTTTGTAATCAAGACCCTCAAGGATGCCGGCAGCTCAGATGTGCCTGTGGTGCACAACCTGGCCTGGGACAGGATCAGTTCCGCCCTGGAAAGCTTTGAAGAAACAATAAAGCACTCGCCGGACAATGTTCTGCTCAAGGATATCGGCGCACCGGGTTCGTGA
- the gpmA gene encoding 2,3-diphosphoglycerate-dependent phosphoglycerate mutase → MYTLVLLRHGESEWNLQNRFTGWTDVDLTPQGVEQAAKAGELLQEEGLSFDLAHTSVLKRAIRTLWLVLDRMDLMWIPVQRCWRLNERHYGALQGLDKSETAARYGDDQVLKWRRSYDLPPPALDYDDQRHPRFDPRYQGLDPRLLPDAECLRDTVNRFLPYWNDYLAPQILAGKRLIVAAHGNSLRALVKYLDHISDEEILKLNIPTGVPLVYRLKEDLTPIESKYLGDPEEIQAAIAATAGQGRAR, encoded by the coding sequence ATGTATACCCTGGTGCTGCTTCGGCATGGAGAGAGCGAATGGAACCTGCAGAACCGCTTCACCGGATGGACGGACGTTGATCTTACCCCCCAGGGCGTGGAGCAGGCTGCAAAAGCAGGGGAGCTTCTGCAGGAGGAAGGCCTTTCTTTTGACCTGGCTCATACCTCGGTTCTAAAAAGGGCCATTCGCACCTTGTGGCTGGTACTGGACCGCATGGATCTCATGTGGATACCGGTGCAGCGCTGCTGGAGGCTCAATGAACGTCATTACGGGGCCCTGCAGGGGCTGGACAAGTCTGAAACCGCGGCCAGGTACGGTGATGACCAGGTGCTCAAGTGGCGCAGGAGCTATGACCTGCCTCCACCGGCCCTGGATTATGACGACCAGCGCCACCCCCGTTTTGATCCTCGTTACCAGGGACTTGATCCCAGGCTGCTGCCTGATGCTGAGTGCTTAAGGGACACGGTGAACCGCTTCCTGCCCTACTGGAACGATTACCTGGCCCCCCAGATACTTGCCGGCAAAAGGCTCATTGTGGCTGCTCACGGCAACAGCCTGCGGGCCCTGGTCAAGTACCTGGATCATATTTCAGATGAAGAGATATTAAAGCTCAATATCCCCACCGGCGTGCCCCTGGTATACCGCCTGAAAGAGGACCTGACTCCCATTGAAAGCAAATACCTGGGTGATCCCGAGGAAATACAGGCAGCCATTGCCGCCACTGCGGGGCAGGGCAGGGCCCGGTAA
- a CDS encoding DUF503 domain-containing protein — protein MMVGTLYINIRLHGITSLKAKRKISSSLKQKLKNKFNLAVAEIGSENSLDHLEIAMVTLANDKLRVEEILNKALQMVEAMSTDDLQEVKIEVF, from the coding sequence ATGATGGTTGGAACACTTTATATAAATATCCGCCTGCACGGAATAACTTCGCTCAAGGCCAAACGCAAAATCAGCAGCAGCCTGAAGCAGAAACTCAAAAACAAGTTCAACCTGGCCGTGGCTGAAATAGGCTCGGAAAACAGCCTGGACCACCTGGAAATAGCCATGGTCACCCTGGCCAACGACAAGCTCCGGGTTGAGGAAATACTGAACAAGGCCCTGCAGATGGTGGAAGCAATGTCCACTGACGATCTGCAGGAAGTGAAAATAGAGGTTTTTTAA
- a CDS encoding YlxR family protein yields the protein MIKNNPLPDQDMAGTKHVPVRTCVVCRDRKPKADLERYVCPANPEQGLQPDPGKKRPGRGFYTCKSPECAGKLARFRGWRHKCKRGKDNDH from the coding sequence ATGATCAAGAATAACCCCCTGCCGGACCAGGACATGGCCGGGACAAAGCATGTTCCAGTGCGTACCTGCGTTGTCTGCCGCGATAGAAAACCCAAGGCAGACCTTGAGCGTTATGTCTGCCCCGCCAATCCGGAACAGGGACTTCAGCCGGATCCAGGAAAGAAAAGGCCTGGACGGGGATTTTACACCTGCAAGAGCCCGGAATGCGCAGGCAAATTAGCCAGATTCAGGGGCTGGAGGCATAAGTGCAAGAGAGGGAAGGACAATGACCACTAA